The proteins below are encoded in one region of Lactuca sativa cultivar Salinas chromosome 3, Lsat_Salinas_v11, whole genome shotgun sequence:
- the LOC111911644 gene encoding stemmadenine O-acetyltransferase — MNKIKQKLQTFAKIRQLHTIISQETIRPSSPTPPHLKTHNLSLLDQFAPDMHTPFVLFYRNYKTVDTNILKQSLSQCLTQYYPFAGRIPTPFLPYINCNDEGVEFLEAFIDSPLDDFIHKNEQNETLDQLFPYGLSSTVRASCPKLLDVQLNHFAGGGAAVAVSMSHKLADGATFANFINHWATVTRCQPPVNPSFISSSTSNNIRLPKFIIKDLDKVKYATRIFVFPNSKLNELKKKVAATGKAPTNPSRVEVLTSLIFKHAVKAAAIKSDSLKPSNLSVATNMRNKFVENYSETAAGNLFTLAIAKMEEFGEIRLSEVISEVRKAKLGLEGMRDEQEVVEKLLNTFSTLQGDIYYSSSVCRVPFYEVDFGWGKPQEVLLRIPNVDENTIILMDTPSGDGITAHVHLPEEEMAILHKDKEFVNYLQDI; from the coding sequence ATGAACAAAATCAAGCAAAAGCTCCAAACATTTGCAAAAATTAGGCAACTTCACACAATCATATCTCAGGAAACCATTAGACCATCTTCCCCAACACCTCCGCACCTGAAAACTCATAATCTTTCGTTGCTTGATCAGTTTGCTCCTGAcatgcacacaccatttgttctgTTCTACCGGAACTACAAAACTGTTGACACCAACATCCTAAAGCAATCGTTATCACAGTGTTTAACACAGTATTATCCCTTCGCCGGTAGAATTCCAACCCCTTTTTTACCTTACATCAACTGCAACGACGAAGGAGTTGAATTCCTTGAAGCTTTTATTGATAGCCCCCTCGACGACTTCATTCACAAGAATGAGCAAAACGAAACCCTAGACCAACTCTTTCCTTATGGTCTCAGCTCTACTGTTCGTGCTTCTTGCCCTAAGTTGCTCGATGTCCAGCTGAACCATTTTGCTGGTGGTGGAGCAGCAGTGGCTGTGTCCATGTCGCACAAGCTTGCTGATGGAGCCACCTTTGCCAACTTCATCAACCATTGGGCCACTGTTACACGTTGTCAGCCACCAGTAAATCCATCTTTCATCTCATCCTCCACAAGTAATAACATTAGGTTGCCTAAGTTCATTATTAAGGACTTGGATAAAGTAAAGTATGCTACAAGAATATTTGTGTTTCCTAATTCAAAACTAAATGAGCTGAAGAAGAAGGTTGCTGCCACCGGAAAAGCTCCAACGAACCCTTCTCGAGTTGAAGTGTTGACGTCTTTAATATTTAAACACGCAGTGAAAGCAGCCGCAATAAAGTCAGATTCTTTGAAACCATCAAACTTGTCTGTAGCTACGAACATGAGGAACAAGTTTGTTGAAAACTATTCTGAAACAGCAGCAGGAAACTTATTCACGTTAGCGATAGCAAAGATGGAGGAATTTGGTGAAATCAGGTTGAGTGAGGTGATTTCTGAGGTAAGGAAGGCGAAATTGGGTCTTGAAGGAATGAGAGATGAGCAAGAAGTAGTTGAAAAGTTGTTAAACACGTTCTCCACTTTACAGGGTGATATTTATTATAGTTCAAGCGTGTGTAGGGTTCCATTTTATGAAGTGGATTTTGGGTGGGGCAAGCCACAAGAAGTTCTATTACGAATTCCAAATGTGGATGAGAATACTATCATTTTGATGGATACTCCATCTGGAGATGGTATTACAGCACATGTGCATCTGCCAGAAGAAGAAATGGCCATTCTTCATAAGGACAAAGAGTTTGTTAATTATCTTCAAGACATCTAA
- the LOC122197204 gene encoding protein FAR1-RELATED SEQUENCE 5-like: MNMRKDEFHNYTFEYKCVDSVLNAMFWADETDKLYYKEFGDVISFDATFRTNKYGIIFVSFTSIDNHKCSINIGAGLLSNELIESYRWLLEAFLKAHVKHPQLVLIDQDPAILQAVEAIFPTSNHRLCMWHIMKKLPAKVSADFLKNTDFRKRFTKLVWNVYIEPEVFESRWKLLIRKFKLQDKRWFKDMYRDRKLWIPAYFKDMPLHGLMKTTSRSENVNSFFNKYSNSGNLLIYFMMNYDTTIGKQGNAQQKLEHDTKNAKHEMTLPSGLLEHAAAVYTKKKICHTPKPIRRNTSRGGGRHVQYHHNCIIENKKHTTITFT, translated from the exons ATGAACATGAGGAAAGATGAGTTTCATAATTACACATTTGAGTATAAATGTGTTGATAGTGTGTTAAACGCAATGTTTTGGGCGGATGAAACCGATAAGTTATATTACAAGGAGTTTGGAGATGTGATATCATTTGATGCTACATTCCGAACAAATAA GTATGGAATTATTTTTGTGTCGTTTACATCCATTGATAACCACAAATGTTCAATAAACATTGGGGCAGGTTTGTTAAGCAACGAGTTAATAGAATCTTATCGTTGGTTGCTCGAAGCTTTTTTGAAAGCACATGTAAAACACCCTCAATTAGTGTTAATAGACCAAGATCCAGCAATTCTACAGGCCGTTGAAGCAATATTTCCTACTTCTAATCATCGTTTATGTATGTGGCACATTATGAAAAAACTACCAGCCAAG gtTTCAGCCGATTTTTTGAAAAACACTGATTTTCGCAAGCGTTTTACAAAGCTTGTTTGGAATGTCTATATCGAGCCTGAAGTGTTTGAATCAAGGTGGAAACTGCTTATCAGAAAATTCAAACTACAGGACAAAAGATGGTTCAAAGACATGTACAGGGATCGAAAACTTTGGATTCCAGCCTATTTTAAAGACATGCCACTACACGGTCTGATGAAAACTACTTCAAGGTCTGAAAACGTGAactcattttttaataaatactCTAACTCTGGTAATTTGCTTATCTATTTCATGATGAACTACGACACCACAATTGGAAAGCAAGGAAATGCTCAACAGAAACTAGAACATGATACAAAAAATGCAAAGCATGAAATGACGCTTCCAAGTGGCTTACTAGAACATGCAGCTGCGgtttacacaaaaaaaaaaatttgtcacaccccaaaaccgataaggCGGAATACgtctcggggtggaggacgtcatgtacagtatcatcacaattgtataatagaaaacaagaaacatacaaccattacatttacatag